actctgctctgctcctgcttctcttGTGGACAGgtccagtctgctggccatgttcagtctactGCTTTATGTCTGttctggacccttccagatgcctctggctgtcctCGCTCTCATAtccacaataaaaaccttccccttaACCATACCACAAAGCAGTCATAGCACCCGTTTATCCATCTGGCACCCTATTTTTTGcaatagggtctctcactgagcctggagcagATTTTCCAAGGCAGGTTGGCCAGCCAGTGACCTACAGGATTCTGCCTGTTTTCACATCCTCGGTGTTGAAACCTCAAGTGCTCATTGTTGCACGCGGTTTGTTTGCGTTCACATGGGTATAGGGGATCAAGCGTGGGACCTTGTGCTTGTGTGGctagcactttgccaactgagctgtctctATTTTCCTCTCCCTGGATCTTGTACTTTGTGAGCTCACGCAAGCAGACACTCTTGGTCTTCCTCTTGGCTGTGTCTCCATCTCCTTGCACAGTGGTTGATTCACAGTCCCATGGATGAGACTCGTGGCATGAAGGAATCTCAGCCGAGTGTGGAAGTCACAGTTACTTAGCAGCACCTTGACCATGAGTCAGAAAGTGCAGGGAGACAGGTAGCTCTTCCGGAAGCCAGAGGGTGTCTACACTGTGGTAGCAGAGTCCTGAGACAGAAAGCCAGTGTCTTAGACTGGGCACCACCAGGGCCTCTTGGAGCCCCCTCCAATAGACTGAAGTGCAATCTACAGATTTAGGGCTCACAAAGTGCtttgaaatgaatttaaattCATTGCCACTATTGAAAAATTGGAAGAGTTTATATAGCAGATTTCAGCATGCCTTGAAAACTCTAGAAACTGATACTGCCAGACCTGTACTTCTTAATGGGAGCCCCTAGCTGGCTCCAAAAAGAGACAGTGTCAGTTCTATGTCCTCAGGCCATCCCAGACCTTCCCCTGAGGTTAGCATGAAAGGTACAGTGGCCAACACCTTGTCTCACCTGGAAGCCTATAGCTGTGTTGCCTTCCCGAGGAGCAGGCTGGGAGCTGGTGTCCAGGCTTTTATGATACACACCACCTCACCAGGGCATCCTGGCTCTGTATGTAGGGTTGACCAGCTGGCCTGTTGCTCTGGGAGGGATGAGATCATGATGCTGAGCATCCTCAGGGGCAGGGACACTGACCTGTCGCCGTGCACAAGGATAAGGACCAGTGTctgctccctctgcttcctctcaCTTTGGCCCTGGCTTGTGATTTTGTCACCATCTGTGGTGATATGAAtagaaatggtccccataggctcataggaagtagcactatttgaaaagattcGGAGGTATAATTTTGTTAGAATATGTGGGAAGAAATATGTCATTGGGGGTGAACTtcgaggtttcaaatgctcaagcctgGTCGAGTATCTCGCTcttttcctgctgtctgtggctcccgatgtagaaccctcagctcctctctagtaccatgtctgcccacatgttgccatgcttcccgccatgctAATAATGAACTAAACATCTAAGGCTATAAGCGAGCCTCAGCTAAAGactttcctttataggagttgccatggtcatagtgtcttgtcacagcaatagaacaatgactaagacacaATCCTGAACCCAGAGAGGCAGAGGTTAGCTCTGTGCTAATGGGAAGGGTGACTTATTTACCTTGCCAGCCCCAGGAGCCCCAGATTGGATCAGAAGTAGCCCTAAAAAGTCAGTCTTGTCTTGTGCCTCCTGTGCTGGCAGGCCCACGTGACTCTTCTGTCCCTTTAAACTGGTTTTTGGCTCGCGGGTCATTGGTATGAAAATCGGCTGAAGAGGGGACCTGGACTCAGTGTCATGCTGTAACCAGTGCTGTGCATGTCTGCAGCCCATTGTCATATGATTCCCTTTCAATCCTATGTTCCCAGTGCCCCAACAGGGATGGTGCCCAGGAGGACACTTCCGGCAACTCTTGACACTGTCCTCACTGCCTTAGTCCGCGACTGCTGTGATGTCCATGTTACTACTTCTCCACTTGCCGTACATAGACACCTGTTTTTGCATATATCTCTGTGGTGATTAGTGTGGATTGAGACTTGTCCAAGCATTTAGTGACTGTACTTCCTATTGTGTGTTCTCCTCAGTGATCTGTGTATTAGTGAGAATTAAGGTTTTGGTTAGAGGTGCATGAATCTATAAATGTGGTAGGATTAACAATGTCCCTGCCCTGGTCATTGCAAATGCTTTCCTTGTGTGTTTCTCATGGGCCCATGTGTGTGGCTTTCTGTTCTTTGGAGAGTAGGGGTGTGGTTCTACATGGCCCTTTGACATCTAACCCAGTCTTGCTGTCTCACATAGAGAGACCTCCCCAGAAAGCAGGGCCACAGGCAGCAGATGTTACTAGGACAGAGGGTCCTAATGCCCCTCTTTCTGAGCTGCCACtcagtgtcctctgaccttgggGGCCCTTGCTACTGTCTTGGCTTAGACAGCATGCCAGAGCCAAGGTTTGTGAGTCTCCCCTGCATGGAAGCAGACTTTGTAGGCTCTGCCTCACATGTACCACTgcccctgtgcatgtgtgcatgaggaTGGTGGCCAGAGCCAGCTGTTCCATCTTTCTGACTCAGAGAATCTAAAAATACCTTGGAATGGGTGTTTGGAGGGAACTATGATCAACCTGTGAGTGTTAAGCTCTCAGGAGTCAGCGTGTGTGGGTTTGAACTGCATTTCCCCCAGAAGATGCAATCATCTCCGCAGTACAGATGGTGGTCCTGCCCCCTGCAGTAGCCTTTTAGGTGTCTTGTCTAATAGTCCTGAGCCAGGGTGAGGATGCTTCCTCCACCACTAAGCATGGCTGTCCCAGGCTTTTGCCGTTCGGCTGCTGCCCCTTGGTATTGGTAGGAAGGGCTTCCAGAATGGCAAATACATCCTGAGCCAGTGCCAGAAACAGGGTTCTCATGCCCTCTCAGCTCCACGAGTGTGTTCTCAGTGAGGTGTGCTCATTCATGCACCAGATGCTCAGTAGATTCTGCACTGATTCACACATGAGTCTAGATGAAAGGCTAGTGCCAGGTCAGCAGGGACCGTAATTGATTTTGAATTGCTGTGGATTGAAGCCTCTTAGAAGATGAGCACGTGAGCCTGGCCTTGAGGGTGAACAGGATTCTGCAGTGGGGATAGAgaatgagagagggaaggagagaaagaagcgATGGgcaaaaagaagggagaggaggaggaattaCTCCAGGCATCGTGATCAGAGCACAGGAGGTGACTTCCCATTGGTATCCAGGCAGCTGCAGCACAGAAAAGGGGAAGAGCAGGGTAGAACCACAAAGAGACTGAGCAGCAGCAAGAGGCCTGGAGGGGAGACTAAAGAGAAAGGGTCTCTGAAGGCTGCTGCTTAGCAGGGTGCCACTTCCACAGCTACTGAGGACAGTGAACCAGCAGGAGCACTGCCTGGCCGATGCTGGCCACCAGTGAAAATGGGCATCATTATGCTCTGATTTGGTTGGCTGGAGCATGTGGAGATGTAGTGTGCTGCTTAGATGGGAGGGACACTGCCGCTGGTGTCCCTGGGCTCCTTCAGTTAGCAAGTGCCAATGGCATGCTACCACATGGCAGCAAAGTGGGCATAGGAAACAGACTCTGGCTGGTGGCATCCCAGATTCTGTAGGTACAGAGATGATCATCATTGCAGGAAAAATGTGACTCATGGTTTCCTCAGGTTGATTTGTGATCAGTGACTTTCATTGGGGGACTGGCCTTCTCATGGTGACAGTGTTTATGTCTGTTTTCATTCCAGATGCCATAAGGCTTCTGAGCTGCTTGAGACTCAGCCTTGGTGGCCAGAGGCTCCCaacacacttgtgtgtgtttgcagctTCAGGAAACTGCTCCTCAGCCTGTTACTATCCTGTTTGGCAGCCCGGCTACCATGGAGGCCCCAGAAGTCCCTGTGGGCTCCCTGATCGACTTTGGGACTGAACCACCTACCTCTCCTCCCCTGGAGGCAGCCCCTTCAACACTCCAGGACCCAGATGGCTCGTTGGGTGACGGTGCATCTGAGAGTGAGACCACTGAGTCTGCAGACAGTGAGAATGACATGGGCGAGTCACCCTCACACCCGTCCTGGGACCAAGACCGCCGCTCTTCCTCCAATGAGTCCTTCTCCTCCAATCAGAGCGCTGATTCAGCTCCAGACGAGGAGACCCTGGCACTTCGAGAGTTCATGCGCAACTACGTAGAGAAGATCTTCTCTGGAGGGTAGGCCCTTTGTGGGAAGAAGGGTGGACCCTCTTTGGGATGGAGGGTAGGCCGTCTATGGGATGGAGGGTAGGCCGTCTGTGGGATGGAGGCTAGGCCCTCTGTGGGATGGAGGGTAGTGAACCCTCTGTAGAATAGAGGGCGGACCCTCTTTGGGAAGGGGATTAAACCTTCTTTGGAATGCAGGGTAGGCCTTCTAAGGATACTAGCCTGCTGTCGAATCCCGGGGACCTGCTTCCTACTGTAGGCCATAGTGGCTCTTGGCCATCCTAGGCTGCCTATAGAGTCACCTTGTGAGGTTTTAAGAAGTTTCAGTCCTGGGGGTTGGGaacttagctcagtggtagagtgcttgcctcacaagTGCATGGTCCCAACTTGGTCCTCAGGGATAAAAGGTAAAGACTTCCCAGTCCTGGACTCTACCAAAGACAAACTAATACCTGTTCCCTGGAGCAACAGGTCACATACCTACAGGCTGCCTGGACTGTCTAGGAAACAGCATATTGACAGCCCTTAGGTGGGATGCCAGCACCAAGGGTGTCATGGAGGGAGTGGTCTGCAGCCTGGCCAGGCCCATGTTCTCTGCTTATCCTAGTGGTGTGGGAACACAGACTCAGAATAGCCAATTCATCCATTTCCCCTTCATTTTCTCACTTCATGAGTGGCTCTGCCTAGGCCTCATGGGGACCAAGGAAGCGATAGGAGGCTGTCTACCATGGTATCTTCAATAGCCTGTATGGCATGGGCTGTGCCCTTATTGCCACACAGGCAGAGGACGCTGTAGAGAAACCATGATAAGCTCTGTTAGTTGTTGACATATGTCATTTCATaattttttctgtgtattctttTTTCATAAGGGTATTGAagattgtcttagttacttttatattgtgaagagtcaccataaccaaggcaacttataaaataaaacttttatttaggacttacagttttagaggatgAATCATGACAACCATgatgaggagcatggcagcagacagacaggcatggcacTAGATCTGAGCATTTATATCTTGATCCATAAGCACAATGCAGAGAAGgataactgggaatggtgtgggtttctgaacctcaaagcccacccccagtgacatacctcttcccaaacagtttcaccaactggggactaaacATTTAAATGTGTTAGCCTATGGGGCCATTGTCATTCAAGCCAACATAGAGATAGAATGTCCaggcctcatacatgctaggcaagtgccttTTTGTTGAGCTATTCCCATAGCCACtctgcattcgtgtgtgtgtgtgtgtgtgtgtgtgtgtgtgtgtgtgtgtgtgtgtgtgtgtgtagctgggtCTGGCCTGCGTAGTTATGCCTGTATATGCAGGTATGCATCCCTGTGAgtgtgcagagaccagaggttCATGTTGGGtatcttctttattctctcttcacCTTTTTGAGAAGTCTCTTCTGAACCTGAGGCTCCTTGGTTTGGCTGGTctgactggtcagtgagccctCAAGATGCTCCTGTGCCTGTCCCcagccctggagttacaggtcatGCTAGCTTGtctagcttttatgtgggtgctgggatctaaacTCAACTTCTCTGTTTACCAACTGTGTCCCTTCCACAACCCTTCTCtctgtgggattccactctgcaCCCCCAGCTCCACTGACACCTGTCAtactttgttgttgctttggcctcccatagcgtgtgtgtgtgtgtgtgtgtgtgtgtgtgtgtgtggtgggagggaACAACTTTAGGAGTCGGTTCTCACTTTCCACCTtgttgaggcagagtttctcttgCTATGCTGCTGCATGGCTCATTATAGACTAGCTGGCCCATCAGAgccagcttttcacatgggttccaggaatcaaactcaagtcatcatgCTTGCCCAGTAGTAAGTACCTTTATCCCCTGAGTCCTCTCCTGGCTCTCTGTTGTGGTTCTTGAAGGAGCAGAGGCCCGGGATACAGATGCTGGGTTAGAATATGGCCTGAGCAGGGATATCTCTGGGTGGGCCCCCTAGCTCTGCCTGTCCACGTCACTGTTAAGTGGTACCTCAGCTGGGACAGGGAGGTAGGTGCCAGCCCAGAATCCGAAGGTCCTGGGTGTAGCACTGAGATGTTAGAAGCTACATCAGCATGCCAGAACTTAGGGTCTTTACGGACCAGCCACATCcgcatctcctgagtgctggaaatgcAGAGCTTCAAGCACTGCAGCTCCTCTGGGTGTGCACCTGGATTCTGTCAAGCCTGTCTTGTGGGAGAGACAGTCTGCCCACAGCTATAGTTTTGAGGTTTATGGCTTGATGGTCCACTCTCATTAAAAGCAATACAAATGTTTGCTTGTTGGTCTACAGCTGGGGCTCAtctggcaaagtgcttgcccaGTGTGCACAAAACCCTGATTTAATCCCAAGCAATTcataaaccaagcatggtggcatatattagtgatcccagcacttaggagatagagacaggagaatggagaggtcaagatcatccttggccaCATAACAATTTGAGACAAGACTATTATAAAGACTCTTatcttaaatatgtatataatatataaattgtaatattaattataatattataattactacagtaaatacattatatatttataatattttagacattatttcttataattaatatattaatatcatatgttaatattatatattttatatgattgATAATATTATTATTGTCTGGTGACAATCCCATAAATACAAATGACATAAGCTGGCCAGTatccagccttctgctctgttttcttctttaaatttgaGGAAAATATTTGACTGCTCACAGGGAGGACTTGGACCAGGAAGAGAAGGCCAAGTTTGGGGAGTACTGCAGTGGTGAAGACGGGAAAGGCCGTGAGTGGTTCGCACGGTTTGTGAGCGCACAGGTGAGTACAAGGTGGGCAGAAAGGACCAGCAACCTGGCCAGCACCACCACGGTGAAGAGAGCAGAGGGCATAAGCCGGTAGAATGAGGCCAGAAACAGCTGGGGCAGCATAGAAAGGCTACCCCTGACTGGAAGGAGTGAGGACTATGGCAAGCTCGACATTTCTATTTCGGAGGCAAGCATGTTGGGCTCTGTCCATGcatgttttttattaaataaccCATAGTATTCAAATTTTGTCAAAACATTTCAAGGTTGTGAAAGGCAGGTAAAACCTGACGTATTACGAAAGCGTGGGAAGAATCCCATTTTGCATATTCCCATTATAGGGATGTATTCTTCGTAGAGAAGTtagaaaatgcagaaaacagtaaTTAGCAAAGCCTGGAACAGCCAGTTGTCGCCTGGGGTTCTATTGCACCGTACTTCTCCCCCATGGAGAAGCTTTACGAAATCCTGTGAGGACAATGCAGGAGAGCACCTTCTGGGCTCCAGTGCTGagtgcctgtgtcctgcccagagACCTGGCAGAAGGGAAGCAGCCATTGGGGCCCATCTAAGAAGCGTGGAGAAATGCAGAGTGACAAGCATCCAGCCTTGCTGACCTGCTGCGTGTCACCAGGTCTTGCTGATTTTCCTGGTTCTTTCTGCACAGCGCTGCAAATCCAAGTGTGTGTCTGAGCCAACCTTCTACCGCCTGGTGCAATCCTTCGCGGTGGTGCTGTTTGAGTAAGTGATGTCCTCCCCAGAGCCTCCTGCAGTTGTCTGTCCCATTTTTCCCACCCGTGATGAACCAGCTGTTACCGTCTTTTGGCTAGAATTCATGACCAGCATCTTCTGGGCTCCCTCCTGCCTTGGCGGGAGATAGGGTTGTTCCGTTTGCCCTTCTCATTCACAGTGCAGCGTCTGTAACTGGACTAGTAtgatttcctctttttaaaagctTCTTTCTCTCCATTTGTTGGCTAAGTCAAATGGCTGTGTGAATATTCCATTAACGTTTGGTTGTAATCTTCAGCATACCACGGTACAGTAAGAGCGGCCCTTTGCATTTGTAGAATGCCACACAGTATGTCACTTTCTTGTATACAATAGTTTGTTATGGACTTGTGTATTTATCTACTGTGGTTCACAAGTGCTACCCCTGGACCTGGGGTCTTGTGAACTATGTGTATTCCTACCCTACcaaatctctgagtctgagcctGGGGCTGTCCAGTGGTGCATGTCCTAATAGCCCTCCAGGATATCTGACTTCTGAGCTTGTATGTGAGAGACAAAAGACACATCCTGATGACCCCTGAGAAATAGGGGCAATGGCAAAATGATCTTTGTCATTGGCGTGGACCAAAGCTTGAGGTGACTTCTGGTCCTGGCCCTGCTGGGGTGCACTGGGCTGAGCCTCCTGGGCCTTGATTTTATCTTAATGTGAAGGCTGAGAGCCACGAACACCTTCCCACACCTAGAGCCAGGCCATGCACCTGCAGTGGCTCTCCTGACTGCATGCTTGCATGTTCCTGTCACTGCCTGGCAGTGTCTTGGTACTGATGCTTCTGCAGCACTTTGGTCCTGCTCCATCAATTTAAAGTGGTGCCTGGttatggcgcacgcctttaatcccagcactcgggaggcagaggcaggcagatctctgtgagttcaaggccagcctggtctacagagcaagttctgggacagccagagctacatagagaaatcttatgtcaaaaaaccaaaacaacaacgaaaaccaaccaaacaatcaaaaacaaaaagcaagtatGCATGGGAGTCAGGTAGTGGGGCTCTAGCCTGCCAACCTTGCTTCCATCCCAGGTGTCACCAGATGGACGACTTCGGGCCTGCTAAGAACCTCATGACCATGTGCTTCACCTACTATCACCTGGGTGAGTAAGCCTGAGCAGAGCAGCCTCCCTAGAGTGAAGTTATGTGCTGTGACACGACATGGAGGGAAGCTTTGTCTAGAATCAGCCTTCTATCCTGCAGTCCCTGGAGCACCTTCAGGcactctccctctcctgtccatgCTGCAGATCTCTTCttactccctttctctcctcttttaaGGCAAACCACACCTGCTCCCTACAGAGCCCAGGGAGAAGCCAGCTGGCAGCATTGACTCCTACCTGAAGTCAGCTAACAGCTGGCTGGCTGAGAAGAAGGACATTGCTGAGCGTCTGCTGAAGAACACAGAGAACATGAAGGGCTTCTTTGGGGGCCTGGAGACCAAGCTGAAAGGGCCGCTGATCAGGAAAAACGAGTGAGTGTGAGCTCGAACCTGAGCTTGTGTGGAGACAGACTTTGGGGAAGCAGGTGGCCTGCCTAGTATTGGCCCCACAGCGCTTTAgagtcacacaactgtcagcTCAGCATGACTCTACACTCCCAGAGCTTCCCATGGTTTCCACATGCTGTTTGCTGGCTGACACACTGGAGTCCAGGAACCGTGTTTCTGGGGATGATGGGAGCATATGGCTTTGTCATTTGGCAATAGGGAAACCATATTCTCTGCCACCCCCTTCCTCCTATTGCTGTCATGCAAATTCATGTGAGTGAGATCAGGAAAGCCTTGGGTGCCATTGCCTCTAGGAGAGGCTGCTCTGAGAAATAGTACTTTTTTGTtcgattttgttttgtttgtttgtttgtttgttgtttgagacaggttctctatgtagttctggctgtcctggacctggCTAtgtagcaggctggccttgagctcatctgcctgcctctgcttcccaagtcctgggattaaagtcatgagtACCACACCTGTCCCAGAGGGCTCTTGGGATGGTTACACTAGTCATTGGAGTGCTGAAGCTGAGACACCAAGACGAGGGGGCACAACAGTACAGAGGCAACCATCCATCCAAGCCCCTGCAGTACCTGAGGCCTGGTTATAGTCAGGATACACAACTTGTCCCCGTCCACACAGAGGGCTCATAGAAGATGGTGCCATGCAGTCTCAGCACCACAGGCCTCAATCCCTAGGCCTGTCATTTGCCACTGTGGCactgattccagcctctcttcaGAGAAGCCACACAGAACAGGGCAGCATCTGACAGGAAGTGTGGCATGGGCCACCTTGTCACTGCTTTGATCTCTCTCCCTCCAGGGAAGACGAGAACAAACCCAAGGACAGACAGCTGAAGACTGGTAAGAACACAGCTCTCTGGGGGGTCCAGGAAGTGGGGCCCTGGAGAGGTGGGACCTATGGCGTGGTGGAACCTGGGGGGTGCTTTGGCACGGTGGAACCTGGGGATTGATACCTGGGGTAAAGGGGTGCCTGTGAAGGAAGGCAGGGCCTACCTCTCTGGCCTTGTAACCAAGACATACCACCCAGGACTGTTAAACTGGCCCACCATTAACCATCAACAGGAACAAGCAAGTTGCACATAAAAGGGCTTTGCTGGAGGGCAGACTGTGCAGAAACTAAACCCTCCACCTCAGTGAGTTATGGGAGGTGCCACTTCATGGGCCACACTGGGAAGAAGCCCTAAGCTAAGAATGACCAGTAGATTTCTGGAATTAGGACAGTATATCTGGGAGACCACAGTGTCTGCTGAGTGTCCATAGGATCTCCCAACATGGGGTGtccagcccaggctgccctcagatcTCCTTACTCCCGCAGTGACTGTGATCAGCCCCGAAGATGAACAGAAGGGGGAGAAGGTTTACCTGTACACGCATCTGAAGCAGCAACCCATCTGGTAAGGCCCACCCACATCCTGCCCCAACTGACCTGGCCTAGCTGCTGCCCAGCCCCTCAGCTGCCTATGTCTCCATAGCGACCATCCTCACCTCTAGGGTAGTCACAGTGAGAGAACAGCTGCCAGCTCGTGTTAATAGGTATGAGAAGGCATCTGACTCTCCATGGAGGTGGGAAGGTACAGTGGCATGGCCATTGTGGGAATGCCGGACAGCTCGCCAGGGGCTAACAGAGTAGCCATGTGACTAGCCATTCCATTGTGGGTTCTTGCATGTACCTCTGCAGAAATCTGTATGAAGCTTACAGTGCACTGATCAGAGCAGTCACAAATGGGCAAGGCTAGCTGCCTGAGTAGGCATGTCGTCTTTCTGCACCTGAATTGTGGAGTAAGCCTGCACACAGATCACCACacagtgacaccccccccccccccgtctcaaGCCGTTGAAGGCAGGCACAAAAGACCATGAGTCATCTCATCCTGTTTGTGCAGAATGCAGGGAACATAGAGCCACAGTAGATAAGCGGCAAGAGCGATGAGTGATTGTTGTGGGCTCCTTTAGGGGGCTGCAGAAGTTCCCTGGGGCTAGACAATGGGGAGCGCTACACAAGTGAATACACTGAGAAATCACTGAGTTGCACacctcatttatttctttatttaactttCTAAGTTATTTGGAGTgtattgcttgcatgtatg
Above is a window of Microtus pennsylvanicus isolate mMicPen1 chromosome 6, mMicPen1.hap1, whole genome shotgun sequence DNA encoding:
- the Kiaa0513 gene encoding uncharacterized protein KIAA0513 homolog isoform X1, which translates into the protein MEAPEVPVGSLIDFGTEPPTSPPLEAAPSTLQDPDGSLGDGASESETTESADSENDMGESPSHPSWDQDRRSSSNESFSSNQSADSAPDEETLALREFMRNYVEKIFSGGEDLDQEEKAKFGEYCSGEDGKGREWFARFVSAQRCKSKCVSEPTFYRLVQSFAVVLFECHQMDDFGPAKNLMTMCFTYYHLGKPHLLPTEPREKPAGSIDSYLKSANSWLAEKKDIAERLLKNTENMKGFFGGLETKLKGPLIRKNEEDENKPKDRQLKTVTVISPEDEQKGEKVYLYTHLKQQPIWHTLRFWNAAFFDAVHCERRKRSPTTRGDAGEQEEKREKWCHMTQEERDDSLRFNENITFGQLGTFTHNMLAFGLNKKLCSDFLKKQAVIGNLDEEQYKLLSDHIEQMATE
- the Kiaa0513 gene encoding uncharacterized protein KIAA0513 homolog isoform X2 translates to MEAPEVPVGSLIDFGTEPPTSPPLEAAPSTLQDPDGSLGDGASESETTESADSENDMGESPSHPSWDQDRRSSSNESFSSNQSADSAPDEETLALREFMRNYVEKIFSGGEDLDQEEKAKFGEYCSGEDGKGREWFARFVSAQRCKSKCVSEPTFYRLVQSFAVVLFECHQMDDFGPAKNLMTMCFTYYHLGKPHLLPTEPREKPAGSIDSYLKSANSWLAEKKDIAERLLKNTENMKGFFGGLETKLKGPLIRKNEEDENKPKDRQLKTVTVISPEDEQKGEKVYLYTHLKQQPIWHTLRFWNAAFFDAVHCERRKRSPTTREKWCHMTQEERDDSLRFNENITFGQLGTFTHNMLAFGLNKKLCSDFLKKQAVIGNLDEEQYKLLSDHIEQMATE